CCCGGCAAGGGATCGTCGGCTCCACGGGTGCCGGCGGGAAACCGGCCGCAGCCGGGGGTTCATCGCCAACCCGACCGGTAGATTCTACCAAGCCCGTGAGCCGCGGCACGTGGCCGGCCTTCAGCCCTCGTCGGTGACGCAGCCCTCGGAGGCCGGCCGCACGAAGCGGACGTATTTGGCGAGGATTCCCCGCACCACCTTGGGGGCGGGCCGCTGCCAGCGTTCGGCCCGGCGGGCGAACTCGTCGGCACTGACCTCCGCCTCGAGGGTCGCGGTGTCGGCGTCGATGACGACCATGTCGCCATCCGCGAGCAGGGCGATCGGGCCCCCCTCGACCGCCTCGGGCACGACGTGGCCGACGATGAAGCCGTGCGAGCCGCCCGAGAACCGGCCGTCGGTGATCAGGGCCACCGACGATCCCAGTCCCGCGCCCATGAGGGCGGAGGTGGGCGTGAGCATCTCCGGCATCCCGGGCCCCCCCTTGGGGCCGACGTAGCGGATCACGACCACGTCGCCACTGGCGATCTTCCCCTGTTCCAGCGCCGCCAGCATCGCCTCCTCGCCGTCGAACACGCGGGCGGGGCCGCGGAACCTCGCCCCCTCCTTGCCGGTGATCTTGGCGACGGCGCTGCCCGGGGCGAGGTTGCCGTGGAGGATCGAGATATGGCCTGTCGCCTTGAGCGGATTGTCGATCGGCCGCACGATCTGCTGGCCCGGCTTGAGGCCCGGCGAGTCGGCGAGGTTCTCGGCGAGCGTCCGGCCGGTGATGGTCAGGCAGTCGCCGTGGAGCAGGCCGTTGTCGAGCAGGTATTTCATGAAGCCGCTCGTGCCGCCGACGCCGTGCAGGTCCTCCTGCACGAACCGGCCGCTTGGCTTGAGGTCGGCGAGGTAGGGGACGCGCCGGGCGATCTCCTGGAAGTCGGCCGGCCCGAGCGGCACGTCCACCGCGCGGGCCATGGCGATCAGATGGAGGACGGCGTTCGTCGAGCCGCCGAGCGTCATGACGGTGACGATCGCATTCTCGAACGCCCGGCGGGTCATGATCATCCGCGGCGTGATGTTCCGCTCGAGCAGCAGCCGCATCGCGGCCCCGGCCCGGCGGCTCTCGGCGAGCTTGGCCGGATTCTCGGCCGGGATCGAGCCGCTGTCGGGGAGGGCCATGC
The DNA window shown above is from Planctomycetia bacterium and carries:
- the ilvD gene encoding dihydroxy-acid dehydratase, with amino-acid sequence MTQLNRYSSRITQPRSQGGSQAMLMATGLTTEDLAKPQVGIASMWFDGNPCNMHLDRLAAAAREGVSEAGMVGMRFNTIGVSDGISMGTAGMRFSLPSRDLIADSIETVMNAQWYDGLIAIPGCDKNMPGCLIAMARLDRPALMVYGGTIRPGHYEGQAIDIVSAFQCYGEYVAGRIDDARRAGIVAHACPGAGACGGMYTANTMATAIEALGMALPDSGSIPAENPAKLAESRRAGAAMRLLLERNITPRMIMTRRAFENAIVTVMTLGGSTNAVLHLIAMARAVDVPLGPADFQEIARRVPYLADLKPSGRFVQEDLHGVGGTSGFMKYLLDNGLLHGDCLTITGRTLAENLADSPGLKPGQQIVRPIDNPLKATGHISILHGNLAPGSAVAKITGKEGARFRGPARVFDGEEAMLAALEQGKIASGDVVVIRYVGPKGGPGMPEMLTPTSALMGAGLGSSVALITDGRFSGGSHGFIVGHVVPEAVEGGPIALLADGDMVVIDADTATLEAEVSADEFARRAERWQRPAPKVVRGILAKYVRFVRPASEGCVTDEG